One Citrobacter amalonaticus genomic window carries:
- the spy gene encoding ATP-independent periplasmic protein-refolding chaperone Spy has translation MRKLTALFVASGLALGAANLAHAADTTTAAPADAKPMMQHKGKFGPHHDMMFKDLNLTDAQKQQIRDIMKDQRDQMKRPPVEERRAMHDIIASDTFDKAKAEAQITKMEEQRKASMLAHMETQNKIYNILTPEQKKQFNANFEKRLTERPARDGKMPVPAE, from the coding sequence ATGCGTAAATTAACTGCACTGTTTGTTGCCTCTGGGCTGGCGCTGGGCGCTGCAAACCTGGCTCATGCGGCGGATACCACCACCGCGGCACCGGCAGACGCCAAACCGATGATGCAGCATAAAGGCAAATTCGGCCCACATCATGACATGATGTTTAAAGACCTGAATCTGACCGATGCTCAGAAACAACAGATCCGCGACATCATGAAGGATCAGCGTGACCAGATGAAGCGTCCGCCGGTTGAAGAACGCCGCGCAATGCACGACATCATTGCCAGCGATACCTTCGATAAAGCGAAAGCCGAAGCGCAGATTACGAAGATGGAAGAACAGCGCAAAGCTAGCATGCTGGCACACATGGAAACGCAGAATAAGATCTACAACATTCTGACCCCGGAACAGAAAAAACAGTTTAATGCCAATTTTGAGAAGCGTCTGACAGAACGTCCGGCGCGTGACGGTAAAATGCCTGTACCTGCTGAGTAA
- the ves gene encoding environmental stress-induced protein Ves codes for MEYFDIRKMPVNLWRNGAGETREICCFPPATRDFHWRASIASIAGNGEFSLFPGIERVITLLEGSEVTLESQGAFSHTLKQHQPFTFAGERVVKARLTEGQMSMDFNIMTRRDSCQAKVRVADRTFTTFGSRGGVVFVISGAWQLGDKLLTADQGACWHDGKHTLRLLKTEGKLLFSEITWLQGHSPDSVQ; via the coding sequence ATGGAATACTTTGATATCCGCAAGATGCCGGTCAATCTCTGGCGCAACGGTGCCGGTGAAACGCGTGAAATTTGCTGTTTTCCACCGGCGACCCGCGATTTTCACTGGCGTGCCAGCATTGCTTCTATCGCCGGTAATGGCGAATTTTCGCTCTTTCCCGGTATCGAACGGGTGATCACCCTGCTGGAAGGCAGCGAAGTGACGCTGGAAAGTCAGGGGGCGTTCAGCCATACCCTTAAGCAGCATCAGCCGTTTACCTTTGCCGGGGAGCGCGTGGTGAAGGCCAGACTGACGGAAGGGCAGATGTCGATGGATTTTAATATCATGACCCGGCGTGACTCCTGCCAGGCGAAAGTGCGGGTGGCCGATCGTACCTTTACCACCTTTGGCTCGCGCGGCGGCGTGGTGTTTGTCATCAGCGGTGCCTGGCAACTGGGCGATAAACTGCTGACTGCCGATCAGGGCGCCTGCTGGCACGATGGCAAACATACGCTACGGCTGTTGAAAACCGAGGGGAAACTGTTATTCAGTGAGATCACCTGGCTGCAGGGACATTCCCCGGATTCAGTTCAATAA
- the cho gene encoding excinuclease Cho: protein MVRRQSVPRLEPETAVYEYPEHLRPFLDSLPAVPGVYLFHSESDTLPLYIGKSVNIRSRVLSHLRTPEEAAMLRQSRRISWIGTAGEIGALLLEARLIKEQQPLFNKRLRRNRQLCALTLRDGKVDVVYSRDVDFSHAPDLFGLFANRRAALAALQSLADEQKLCYGRLGLEPLSRGRACFRSALKRCAGVCCNKEHPQEHDARLQASLEKLRVICWPWKNAIALKESRAQMTQYHVINNWLWLGAVDTLEDAATLIQTPAGFDHDGYKILCKPLVSGACEIIELNPGNVPAAR from the coding sequence GTGGTACGGCGTCAATCAGTTCCTCGTCTTGAGCCTGAAACAGCAGTTTACGAATATCCTGAACATCTGCGTCCTTTCCTGGATTCGCTCCCGGCCGTGCCCGGTGTTTATCTTTTTCACAGCGAAAGCGACACCCTGCCGCTTTACATTGGTAAAAGTGTCAATATCCGCAGTCGGGTGCTGTCGCATTTACGCACGCCGGAGGAAGCCGCCATGCTGCGCCAGTCCCGGCGTATCTCCTGGATCGGTACCGCCGGTGAAATTGGCGCGCTATTACTCGAGGCTCGGCTGATTAAAGAGCAACAGCCGCTCTTTAATAAACGTCTGCGCCGCAACCGCCAGCTCTGCGCGCTAACGCTCAGGGATGGAAAAGTGGACGTCGTCTATTCGCGCGACGTTGATTTCTCCCACGCTCCGGATCTGTTCGGTCTTTTTGCTAACCGCCGCGCCGCGCTTGCCGCCTTACAGTCACTCGCTGACGAACAAAAATTGTGTTACGGGCGGCTGGGGCTTGAACCCCTGAGCCGTGGCCGTGCCTGCTTTCGCTCTGCGCTAAAACGCTGCGCTGGCGTCTGCTGTAATAAAGAGCATCCACAGGAGCACGATGCCCGTTTACAGGCATCGCTGGAAAAACTGCGCGTTATCTGCTGGCCGTGGAAAAACGCCATTGCGCTCAAAGAGAGTCGTGCGCAAATGACGCAGTACCACGTCATTAACAACTGGCTGTGGCTGGGGGCGGTTGATACGCTGGAGGATGCGGCAACCCTGATACAAACGCCAGCCGGTTTTGATCATGACGGTTACAAAATTCTCTGTAAGCCGCTCGTTTCCGGAGCCTGTGAAATTATTGAACTGAATCCGGGGAATGTCCCTGCAGCCAGGTGA
- the nadE gene encoding ammonia-dependent NAD(+) synthetase, giving the protein MTLQHEIIKALGAKPHINPEEEIRRSVDFLKAYLQRYPFLKSLVLGISGGQDSTLAGKLCQTAISELRAETGNDALQFIAVRLPYGVQADEQDCQDAIDFIQPDRVLTVNIKGAVLASEQALREAGIELSDFVRGNEKARERMKAQYSIAGMTSGVVVGTDHAAEAITGFFTKYGDGGTDVNPLFRLNKRQGKQLLAALGCPEHLYKKAPTADLEDDRPSLPDEAALGVTYENIDDYLEGKTVDAAIAKIIEGWYLKTEHKRRPPITVFDDFWKQ; this is encoded by the coding sequence ATGACTCTGCAACACGAGATCATCAAAGCGCTTGGCGCAAAACCGCACATTAATCCAGAAGAGGAAATTCGCCGCAGCGTGGATTTTCTGAAGGCATATCTGCAACGTTATCCCTTCCTGAAAAGTCTGGTGCTGGGCATCAGTGGAGGACAAGACTCGACGCTGGCAGGCAAACTTTGCCAGACCGCCATTAGCGAATTGCGTGCTGAGACCGGTAACGACGCGCTGCAGTTTATCGCCGTTCGCCTGCCTTATGGCGTTCAGGCTGATGAGCAGGATTGTCAGGACGCCATCGACTTTATCCAGCCGGACCGCGTGCTGACCGTCAATATCAAAGGAGCGGTACTGGCGAGCGAACAGGCCCTGCGTGAAGCCGGCATTGAACTAAGCGATTTCGTTCGTGGCAATGAAAAAGCCCGGGAACGTATGAAAGCACAGTACAGTATCGCGGGCATGACCAGCGGCGTGGTAGTGGGTACCGATCATGCGGCGGAAGCCATCACCGGTTTCTTCACCAAATACGGTGACGGTGGTACGGATGTTAACCCGCTGTTTCGCCTCAACAAGCGCCAGGGAAAACAGCTGCTGGCGGCATTAGGTTGCCCGGAACACCTTTATAAGAAAGCGCCTACCGCCGATCTCGAAGACGATCGCCCTTCTCTGCCGGATGAAGCCGCGCTGGGCGTAACCTATGAGAACATTGATGACTATCTGGAAGGAAAAACGGTGGATGCCGCCATCGCGAAAATCATTGAAGGCTGGTATCTGAAGACAGAGCATAAACGCCGTCCGCCGATTACCGTGTTTGATGACTTCTGGAAACAGTAA
- the osmE gene encoding osmotically-inducible lipoprotein OsmE → MNRTIAGIFSAAAVLTMLAGCTAYDRTKDQFVQPVVKDVKKGMSRAQVAQIAGKPSSEVSMIHARGTCQTYILGQRDGKAETYFVALDDTGHVINSGYQSCAEYDTDPQAAKSQ, encoded by the coding sequence ATGAACAGGACTATTGCAGGAATTTTCAGTGCAGCAGCAGTATTAACGATGCTGGCAGGGTGTACGGCGTATGACCGTACCAAAGACCAATTTGTCCAGCCTGTGGTCAAAGATGTGAAAAAAGGCATGAGCCGTGCGCAGGTTGCACAGATTGCCGGGAAACCGTCGTCTGAGGTGAGCATGATCCACGCTCGCGGTACCTGCCAGACCTACATCCTGGGTCAACGTGATGGTAAAGCAGAAACCTATTTCGTGGCGCTGGATGATACCGGTCATGTTATCAACTCAGGCTACCAGAGCTGCGCTGAGTATGATACCGACCCACAGGCAGCGAAGTCACAATAA
- the chbB gene encoding PTS N,N'-diacetylchitobiose transporter subunit IIB, with product MEKKHIYLFCSAGMSTSLLVSKMRAQAEKYDVPVIIEAYPETLAGEKGPNADVVLLGPQIGYMLPEIQRLLPNKPVEVIDSLLYGKVDGLGVLKAAVAAIKKAAAN from the coding sequence ATGGAAAAGAAACACATTTATCTGTTTTGCTCTGCGGGTATGTCTACCTCTTTGTTAGTGTCAAAGATGCGTGCGCAGGCGGAAAAGTATGACGTCCCGGTTATTATTGAAGCATACCCGGAGACCCTTGCCGGAGAAAAAGGACCGAATGCCGACGTTGTATTATTAGGTCCACAAATTGGTTATATGTTGCCCGAAATTCAGCGTTTGTTACCGAACAAACCTGTAGAAGTGATTGACTCGCTGCTGTATGGCAAAGTCGATGGTTTAGGCGTGCTTAAGGCTGCGGTTGCAGCAATTAAAAAAGCCGCTGCAAATTAA
- the chbC gene encoding PTS N,N'-diacetylchitobiose transporter subunit IIC: MSNVIASLEKVLLPFAVKIGKQPHVNAIKNGFIRLMPLTLAGAMFVLINNVFLSFGEGSFFYSLGIRLDASTIENLNSLKGIGGNVYNGTLGIMSLMAPFFIGMALAEERKVDALAAGLLSVAAFMTVTPYSVGEAYAVGANWLGGANIISGIIIGLVVAEMFTFIVHRNWVIKLPDSVPASVSRSFSALIPGFIILSIMGIIAWALTTWGTNFHQIIMDTISTPLASLGSVVGWAYVLFVPLLWFFGIHGSLALTALDSGIMTPWALENIAIYQQYGSVDAALAAGKTFHVWAKPMLDSFIFLGGSGATLGLILAIFIASRRADYRQVAKLALPSGIFQINEPILFGLPIIMNPVMFIPFILVQPILAAITLIAYYLGIIPPITNIAPWTMPTGLGAFFNTNGSVAALLVALFNLGIATLIYLPFVVVANKAQNAIDKEESEEDIANALKF, from the coding sequence ATGAGTAACGTCATTGCTTCACTTGAAAAGGTACTCCTTCCTTTTGCTGTCAAAATAGGAAAGCAGCCACACGTTAATGCAATCAAAAACGGTTTTATTCGTTTAATGCCATTAACCCTCGCGGGGGCTATGTTTGTATTAATCAATAACGTTTTCCTGAGCTTTGGGGAGGGGTCGTTTTTTTATTCCCTCGGTATTCGGCTGGATGCGTCAACCATTGAAAACCTCAATAGTCTGAAAGGCATCGGCGGAAACGTCTATAACGGTACGCTGGGTATTATGTCTCTGATGGCGCCATTCTTTATCGGTATGGCGCTGGCGGAAGAGCGCAAAGTCGACGCCCTGGCGGCCGGCCTGTTATCGGTTGCGGCCTTTATGACCGTCACGCCTTACAGCGTGGGCGAAGCCTATGCGGTTGGGGCGAACTGGTTGGGCGGTGCGAATATCATTTCCGGTATTATTATCGGTCTGGTGGTCGCGGAAATGTTTACCTTTATTGTCCATCGCAACTGGGTCATTAAATTACCCGATAGCGTACCGGCATCCGTCTCCCGTTCATTCTCCGCATTGATTCCGGGCTTTATTATCCTTTCCATTATGGGGATCATCGCCTGGGCGCTGACGACGTGGGGAACTAACTTCCACCAGATCATTATGGACACCATCTCTACACCGCTGGCTTCGCTGGGCAGTGTGGTTGGTTGGGCGTACGTGCTCTTTGTTCCGCTGCTGTGGTTCTTCGGTATCCACGGTTCCCTGGCGCTGACGGCGCTCGACAGCGGTATCATGACGCCATGGGCGCTGGAAAACATCGCTATCTATCAGCAGTACGGTTCAGTGGATGCCGCGCTGGCCGCCGGTAAGACGTTCCACGTCTGGGCGAAGCCGATGCTCGACTCCTTTATCTTCCTCGGCGGCAGCGGTGCCACGCTGGGTCTGATCCTTGCCATCTTTATCGCCTCTCGCCGTGCGGATTATCGTCAGGTGGCGAAACTGGCTCTGCCATCAGGTATCTTCCAGATTAACGAACCGATTCTGTTTGGTCTGCCGATCATCATGAACCCGGTAATGTTCATCCCGTTCATTCTGGTACAGCCGATTCTGGCTGCGATTACGCTGATAGCGTATTACCTGGGTATTATCCCACCCATTACTAACATTGCGCCGTGGACCATGCCAACCGGGCTGGGGGCGTTCTTTAACACCAACGGGAGCGTTGCGGCTCTGCTGGTCGCCTTGTTCAACTTAGGGATTGCGACGCTGATTTACCTGCCGTTCGTGGTGGTTGCGAACAAAGCGCAAAACGCAATCGACAAGGAAGAGAGCGAAGAAGATATCGCTAACGCACTGAAATTTTAA
- the chbA gene encoding PTS N,N'-diacetylchitobiose transporter subunit IIA: MMDLENITDTQTEAEELEEVVMGLIINSGQARSLAYAALKQAKQGDFDAAKTMMEQSRMALNEAHLVQTKLIEGDQGEGKMKVSLVLVHAQDHLMTSMLARELVTELIELHEKLK; the protein is encoded by the coding sequence ATGATGGATCTCGAGAATATTACTGATACCCAGACCGAAGCCGAAGAGCTCGAAGAAGTGGTGATGGGGCTTATCATCAACTCCGGACAGGCGCGCAGCTTGGCCTACGCGGCCTTAAAACAGGCGAAGCAGGGCGACTTCGACGCCGCGAAAACGATGATGGAGCAGTCGCGCATGGCGCTAAACGAAGCGCATCTGGTGCAGACGAAACTGATTGAAGGCGATCAGGGCGAAGGTAAAATGAAAGTCAGTCTGGTTCTGGTTCACGCACAGGATCACCTGATGACGTCAATGCTGGCACGCGAGCTGGTGACAGAGTTGATTGAGCTTCACGAGAAGTTGAAATAG
- the chbR gene encoding transcriptional regulator ChbR yields MMQHQATAPEITIAREQQLFNGKNFHVFIYNKTESACGLHQHDYYEFTLVLTGRYYQEINGKRVLLERGDFVFVPLGSHHQSFYEFGSTRILNVGISKRFFEQHYSPLMPFCFVASQVYRTNSAFLTYVETVIASLNFRDTGLEEFVEVVTFYIINRLRHYREEQVLDDIPQWLKATVETMHNKAQFGENALENMVFLSAKSQEYLTRATQRYYSKTPMQLINEIRINFAKKQLEMTNYSVTDIAYEAGYSSPSLFIKTFKKMTSFTPNSYRKKLTQYNQ; encoded by the coding sequence ATGATGCAACACCAGGCTACCGCACCGGAAATCACCATTGCCCGTGAACAACAGTTGTTTAACGGTAAAAATTTCCATGTCTTTATCTACAACAAGACGGAGAGCGCCTGCGGTCTGCATCAGCACGATTACTATGAGTTTACGCTGGTGCTCACGGGTCGCTATTACCAGGAGATCAACGGTAAACGTGTGCTGCTGGAACGGGGTGACTTTGTGTTTGTTCCGCTCGGTTCGCACCATCAGAGCTTCTACGAGTTCGGCTCGACGCGTATTCTTAACGTTGGCATCAGTAAACGTTTTTTTGAACAGCACTACAGCCCGCTCATGCCGTTCTGTTTCGTGGCATCGCAGGTCTATCGCACCAACAGCGCATTTTTAACCTACGTCGAGACGGTTATCGCCTCGCTCAACTTTCGTGATACCGGGCTGGAAGAGTTTGTCGAAGTGGTCACCTTCTACATTATCAACCGCCTGCGCCATTATCGTGAAGAACAGGTTCTTGATGATATTCCGCAGTGGCTGAAAGCCACCGTGGAAACCATGCACAATAAAGCGCAGTTTGGCGAAAATGCTCTGGAAAATATGGTTTTTCTGTCCGCAAAGTCCCAGGAATACCTGACGCGAGCGACCCAGCGTTATTACAGCAAAACGCCGATGCAATTAATTAATGAAATTCGCATCAACTTTGCCAAGAAACAGCTGGAGATGACTAACTACTCCGTAACAGATATTGCGTATGAAGCGGGATACAGTAGTCCAAGTCTGTTTATTAAGACGTTTAAAAAAATGACGTCATTTACGCCTAATAGCTACAGAAAAAAACTCACGCAATATAATCAGTAA
- a CDS encoding 6-phospho-beta-glucosidase has translation MSQKLKVVTIGGGSSYTPELLEGFIKRYHELPVSELWLVDVEGGEEKLDIIYQLCQRMIEKAGVPMKVFKTLDRREALKDADFVTTQLRVGQLKARELDERIPLSHGYLGQETNGAGGLFKGLRTIPVIFDIIKDVEELCPNAWVINFTNPAGMVTEAVYRHTNFKRFIGVCNIPVGMKMFIHDVLALKESDDLSIDLFGLNHMVFIKDVIVNGQSRFAELLDGVASGQLKASTVKNIFDLPFSEGLIRSLNLLPCSYLLYYFKQKEMLAIEMGEYYKGGARAQVVQKVEKQLFDLYKNPELNIKPKELEQRGGAYYSDAACEVINAIFNDKQTEHYVNIPHHGHVDNIPADWAVEMTCTLGRDGATPTPRITHFDEKVLGLIYTIKGFEVAASNAALSGEFNDVLLALNLSPLVHSDHDAEGLARELILAHEKWLPNFAGCIAKLKDAQH, from the coding sequence ATGAGCCAGAAATTAAAAGTCGTCACCATTGGTGGCGGCAGCAGCTATACCCCAGAATTGCTGGAAGGATTTATTAAACGCTACCATGAGCTGCCGGTTTCCGAATTGTGGCTGGTTGACGTCGAAGGCGGCGAAGAGAAACTGGATATTATTTACCAGCTTTGCCAGCGGATGATCGAAAAAGCAGGCGTGCCGATGAAGGTGTTTAAAACCCTGGATCGCCGTGAAGCGCTGAAAGATGCCGATTTCGTGACCACGCAGCTGCGCGTAGGACAGTTGAAAGCGCGTGAACTGGATGAGCGTATTCCGCTGAGCCATGGCTACCTGGGTCAGGAAACCAACGGTGCCGGTGGGCTGTTTAAAGGACTGCGCACGATCCCGGTGATTTTCGACATTATTAAAGATGTGGAAGAACTGTGTCCGAATGCCTGGGTGATCAACTTTACTAACCCGGCTGGCATGGTGACCGAAGCGGTCTATCGTCATACGAACTTCAAACGCTTTATTGGCGTGTGCAACATTCCGGTCGGGATGAAGATGTTCATCCACGATGTGCTGGCGCTGAAAGAGAGTGACGACCTGTCGATCGACCTGTTTGGCCTCAACCACATGGTGTTCATCAAAGATGTGATCGTTAATGGGCAGTCACGCTTTGCTGAGCTGTTGGACGGCGTGGCCTCGGGCCAGCTTAAAGCGTCCACGGTGAAAAACATTTTCGATCTGCCGTTTAGCGAAGGGCTCATTCGTTCTCTGAATCTGCTGCCATGCTCGTATCTGCTGTACTACTTCAAGCAAAAAGAGATGCTGGCGATTGAGATGGGTGAATACTACAAGGGCGGCGCGCGGGCCCAGGTGGTACAGAAGGTCGAGAAACAGCTGTTCGATCTGTATAAGAACCCGGAGCTGAACATCAAGCCGAAGGAGCTGGAGCAGCGCGGGGGCGCGTACTACTCTGACGCCGCCTGTGAAGTCATTAATGCGATTTTCAATGACAAGCAAACCGAGCATTACGTCAACATTCCGCATCACGGCCACGTCGATAACATTCCGGCCGACTGGGCGGTCGAGATGACCTGTACGTTGGGTCGCGATGGGGCAACGCCGACGCCGCGTATCACCCATTTTGACGAGAAAGTGTTGGGATTGATCTATACCATCAAAGGCTTTGAAGTCGCTGCCAGTAACGCGGCGCTGAGCGGTGAGTTTAACGATGTTCTGTTAGCGCTGAATCTGAGTCCGCTGGTGCATTCGGATCACGACGCAGAAGGGCTGGCGCGTGAACTGATTCTGGCGCACGAAAAATGGTTGCCAAACTTTGCCGGGTGCATTGCGAAGCTTAAAGACGCACAACACTAA
- the chbG gene encoding chitin disaccharide deacetylase translates to MERLLIVNADDFGLSKGQNYGIVEACRHGVVTSTTAMVNGDAIEHAVTLSRDLPTLAVGMHFVLTLGKPLTEMPGLTREGRLGKWIWQMAEEDTLPLDEIARELASQYQRFIDLFGREPTHLDSHHHVHMFPQIFPLVARFAAERNIALRIDRQPVFRTGDLPATLRSSQGFSSEFYGEAISESLFLQALEASAKRGESSLEVMCHPAFIDSIIRQSAYCYPRLTELDVLTSASLKYAIAERGYRLGSFLDV, encoded by the coding sequence ATGGAACGCTTATTGATTGTAAACGCGGATGATTTTGGTCTGAGCAAAGGGCAAAACTACGGCATCGTGGAGGCCTGTCGTCACGGCGTGGTGACCTCGACTACGGCGATGGTGAACGGTGATGCCATTGAGCATGCGGTCACCTTAAGCCGCGATCTGCCGACACTGGCGGTAGGGATGCACTTTGTTCTGACGTTGGGAAAACCACTGACCGAGATGCCGGGATTAACCCGTGAAGGGCGTCTGGGAAAATGGATCTGGCAGATGGCAGAGGAAGATACGCTGCCGCTGGACGAAATCGCCCGTGAGCTTGCCAGTCAGTACCAGCGTTTCATCGACCTGTTCGGGCGGGAGCCGACGCATCTGGATAGCCATCACCATGTGCATATGTTCCCGCAGATCTTCCCCCTTGTCGCACGTTTTGCCGCAGAGCGTAATATTGCGCTGCGTATTGATCGTCAGCCGGTGTTCAGGACCGGCGATCTCCCGGCGACGCTGCGTAGCTCGCAAGGGTTCAGCAGTGAGTTTTACGGGGAAGCGATTTCTGAATCGTTGTTCCTGCAGGCACTCGAGGCATCAGCAAAACGTGGAGAATCCTCACTGGAAGTAATGTGTCACCCGGCGTTTATCGACAGTATCATCCGTCAGAGCGCCTATTGTTACCCCCGCTTGACTGAACTGGACGTGCTGACGTCGGCATCGCTCAAGTATGCGATTGCAGAGCGTGGCTACCGTCTGGGCAGTTTTCTTGATGTCTGA